Proteins encoded by one window of Luteimonas yindakuii:
- a CDS encoding YceI family protein translates to MHMPSRRFLQRSALVAALALTAGAAFAAPVTYTMDPAHTTVVAKWSHFGFSNPVILFGDAEGRIVHDADNVSASSVEVTLPLSGLESNVSAFNDHLRSDDFFDAEKFPQATFRSTSVEAAGDGKLKVTGDLTIKDITREVVLDTTINTIGAHPMSKKPTAGFDAKATIKRSDFGLGMYVPNVADEIELHITTEASAAAD, encoded by the coding sequence ATGCACATGCCTTCCCGCAGGTTCCTGCAACGCAGTGCGCTGGTTGCCGCGCTGGCATTGACCGCCGGTGCCGCCTTCGCCGCACCGGTCACCTACACCATGGATCCCGCCCACACCACCGTGGTCGCGAAGTGGAGCCACTTCGGCTTCTCCAACCCGGTGATCCTGTTCGGCGATGCCGAGGGCAGGATCGTCCACGACGCCGACAACGTGTCCGCTTCCAGCGTCGAGGTCACCCTGCCGCTGTCGGGTCTGGAGTCCAACGTGTCCGCGTTCAACGACCACCTGCGCAGCGACGATTTCTTCGACGCCGAGAAGTTTCCGCAGGCCACCTTCCGCAGCACCTCGGTGGAAGCCGCAGGCGACGGAAAGCTGAAGGTCACCGGCGACCTCACCATCAAGGACATCACCCGCGAGGTCGTGCTCGACACCACCATCAACACCATCGGCGCGCATCCGATGAGCAAGAAGCCGACCGCCGGCTTCGACGCGAAGGCGACCATCAAGCGCAGCGACTTCGGCCTCGGCATGTACGTGCCGAACGTGGCTGACGAGATCGAACTGCACATCACCACCGAGGCCAGCGCCGCGGCCGACTGA
- a CDS encoding malonic semialdehyde reductase — MKPLDATALDQLFRTARTYNRFSGEIDDATLQRLYELVKWGPTSANQCPARFVFVRSEEAKQKLAPALSEGNREKTMSAPVVVIVGHDLDFHEKLPYLFPHTDAKSWFDGPQENRRDHALRNGTLQAGYLILAARALGLDTGPMTGFDAAMVDELFFAGTSIRSNILINLGHGDRASIFGRSPRLSFDEACRIA; from the coding sequence TGAAGCCGCTCGACGCGACTGCCCTGGACCAGCTCTTCCGCACTGCACGCACCTACAACCGCTTCAGCGGCGAGATCGACGACGCCACGCTGCAGCGGCTGTACGAGCTGGTGAAGTGGGGGCCGACCAGTGCCAACCAGTGTCCGGCACGCTTCGTGTTCGTGCGCTCCGAGGAAGCCAAGCAGAAGCTTGCGCCGGCGCTGTCGGAAGGCAACCGTGAAAAGACCATGTCGGCGCCGGTGGTGGTGATCGTCGGCCATGACCTCGACTTCCACGAGAAGCTGCCCTACCTGTTCCCGCACACCGATGCGAAGAGCTGGTTCGACGGCCCGCAGGAGAACCGGCGCGACCACGCACTGCGCAACGGCACCCTGCAGGCGGGCTACCTGATCCTCGCCGCGCGCGCGCTCGGCCTCGACACCGGCCCGATGACCGGCTTCGACGCCGCGATGGTCGACGAGCTGTTCTTCGCCGGTACCAGCATCCGCAGCAACATCCTCATCAACCTCGGCCATGGCGATCGGGCCAGCATCTTCGGCCGTTCGCCGCGGCTGTCGTTCGACGAGGCCTGCCGGATCGCCTGA